The proteins below come from a single Mugil cephalus isolate CIBA_MC_2020 chromosome 7, CIBA_Mcephalus_1.1, whole genome shotgun sequence genomic window:
- the per2 gene encoding period circadian protein homolog 2 isoform X3, with translation MSEDSDSKPYCFAELEDQNGASGCRPSTSCSSIPRGASGCSSMAQLHRMGGYSQGGPDLGLPSEGSDSSGQDPPASSHKLRKNARSRSLPEEDVEMKSSGSSGSGTESHGNESHGNESHGNESHGHGSLGSSNGNSKDSALLESSESNKSSNSHSPSPPSSSNAFSLLSSEQDNPSTSGCSSQESAKAKTQKEVIKTLKELKLHLPAEKKHNNKATTLNTLKYALRCVKQVEANEEYYQLLMINDSQPSGLDVSSYTIEEIDSITSEYTLKNNDIFAVAVSLITGRIVYISDQAASILNCKRDVFKNSKFVEFLTPQDVSVFYSFTTPYRLPSWSMCTGAESSPPDCIQEKSFFCRISGGKDCEGDLQYYPFRMTPYLMKVQDTVHAEDQFCCLLLAERVLSGYDAPRIPTDKRIFTTTHTPSCVFQDVDERAVPLLGYLPQDLIGTPVLLHLHPNDRPIMLAIHRKILQYAGQPFDHSSIRFCARNGEYIILDTSWSSFVNPWSRKVSFVIGRHKVRMGPVNEDVFSPASTISEMKTMDSDIQEITEQIHRLLLQPVHNSGSSGYGSLNNDHHLGMTSSNESLNNGKMQQEEEQVSHKARPRTFQEICKGIHLQKSQEQQMAKLDNRKSSGIESAQKSLAVVRPKDPAALFNWKETGSAVENSRGSFQEELGVGDQTGSYSYQQISCLDSVIRYLESCNVPITMKRKCQSSSNTTSSNSDEDKQKGASSMQVTEEPALLKNQSGLSALDDQGKKSSDAATAVVGTSLPLPVPNKPESVVSITSQCSYSSTIVHVGDKKPQPESEIIEDVPGAGETAEPSQIPTAPPSSVSPPSQEREPYKRLGLTKQVLAAHTQKEEQAFLCRFRELRGHSALKENCSQYLERQREQFTSDGTPAARPSKQSGQGAEPTTRRGTRNRKTKSKRVKKIESSDSTVSQHRQQQLRPPLLNHGLNQTSWSPSETSQSAFPMAYPAVMSGYPLQVYPSPAASSVAPRTDATLQSFPDNQCPQAPVCPPPIQAPPFGAPMVTPVVALVMPNYLYPLMGPGPQPPHPVYQADTGGFPTQTQHCAQATFPGLGPFAPLPAFNGHNQFNGQSHLIPQAGYLTPSFYFPPTTETPKAPVEGQSRSSTPQSGIAGGQASPPLFQSRCSSPLNLLELELSVDRQDSTAMSSVGQGNNTTEREKGASLNQAKERELKQPSLNLLGPPGPLYFEVTSCVCERLSWDKVCSRLRAYTKETSSRGDGNNSDANSSSSDMLDIILQEDSCSGTGSATSGSMGSGSNGCGTSASGTSNSGTSKSRTSASGTSASGTSGSGSNNSSNYFGSVDSSQNSQKVKGHLSGSDERPVEMEQSEHFIKYVLQDPLWLLMADTDDKVMMTYELPSRDIQRVLREDKEKLRLMQKNQPRFSEEQKKELIEVHPWIKKGGLPKAIDVKVCSCCDGAPEAAAAAAAAAGEDHPDLSLGDAESGVSCLQRPREEQSNAGAISCHGSSLSSTQMQPARQ, from the exons CCTCGTCGCACAAGCTTCGCAAGAATGCTCGCTCCAGATCGCTCCctgaggaggatgtggagaTGAAGAGCAGCGGGTCCAGTGGGAGTGGGACTGAATCACACGGCAACGAGAGCCACGGCAATGAGAGCCACGGAAATGAGAGTCACGGCCATGGGTCGTTGGGCAGCTCCAATGGCAACAGCAAAGACTCAGCACTCCTGGAATCATCAGAGAGCAACAAGAG CTCCAACTCCCACAGCCCGTCTCCTCCGAGCAGCTCCAACGCCTTCAGTCTGCTCAGCTCCGAGCAGGACAACCCTTCAACCAGCGGCTGCAG TAGTCAGGAATCAGCCAAAGCCAAGACCCAGAAGGAGGTGATTAAAACTCTGAAAGAGCTGAAGCTTCACCTGCCTGCtgagaagaaacacaataaCAAGGCTACCACATTGAACACCCTCAAGTACGCCCTGCGATGTGTGAAGCAGGTGGAAG CCAATGAGGAGTATTACCAGCTGCTGATGATCAATGACAGCCAGCCTTCAGGCCTGGATGTATCTTCTTATACAATAGAGGAAATAGACAGCATCACTTCTGAATACACCCTTAAAAACAAT GACATTTTCGCAGTAGCGGTGTCTCTAATCACAGGGAGGATAGTCTACATTTCTGACCAGGCTGCCTCCATCCTCAACTGCAAAAGAGACGTGTTCAAGAACTCCAAGTTTGTGGAGTTCCTGACGCCGCAGGATGTCAGCGTGTTCTACAGCTTCACGACGCCTTATCGCCTGCCCTCATGGAGCATGTGCACAGGAGCAG AGTCATCCCCGCCTGACTGCATACAGGAGAAGTCCTTCTTCTGCCGTATCAG CGGTGGTAAGGACTGTGAGGGTGACCTGCAGTACTACCCGTTCCGCATGACGCCTTATCTGATGAAAGTCCAGGACACGGTGCATGCTGAGGACCAgttctgctgcctcctcctggCTGAGAGGGTTCTCTCCGGTTATGACG CACCTAGAATTCCAACGGACAAGCGCATCTTCACGACCACGCACACTCCGAGTTGTGTGTTCCAGGATGTGGATGAGAG GGCGGTTCCTCTTCTGGGGTACCTCCCTCAGGACCTGATTGGTACCCCCGTTCTCCTCCACTTGCATCCCAATGACCGCCCCATCATGCTGGCCATCCACAGAAAGA TCCTTCAATATGCAGGGCAACCATTTGACCACTCGTCCATCCGCTTCTGCGCGCGAAACGGAGAGTACATCATCCTGGACACCAGCTGGTCCAGTTTCGTCAACCCGTGGAGCCGCAAGGTCTCCTTTGTTATTGGGAGACATAAAGTCCGAAT GGGCCCTGTGAATGAGGACGTTTTTTCTCCGGCCTCCACTATCAGCGAGATGAAGACCATGGACTCTGACATCCAGGAGATTACTGAGCAGATACATCGACTCCTTCTGCAG CCGGTTCATAACAGCGGCTCCAGTGGCTACGGTAGCCTGAACAACGACCACCACCTGGGCATGACCTCCTCCAACGAGAGCCTCAACAACGGCAAAATGCAACAAGAGGAAGAGCAAGTCAGCCACAAGGCCAGACCT CGAACCTTCCAGGAAATCTGTAAGGGAATTCATCTCCAGAAGAGCCAGGAGCAGCAGATGGCTAAACTAGACAACAGAAAAAGCAGTGGCA TAGAGTCTGCACAGAAGAGCCTAGCGGTGGTGAGGCCCAAAGACCCGGCCGCTCTTTTCAACTGGAAGGAGACCGGCTCCGCTGTAGAGAACAGTAGAGGCTCTTTCCAGGAGGAGCTGGGCGTCGGTGACCAGACTGGCTCGTACTCGTACCAGCAGATCAGTTGTCTGGACAGCGTTATCAG GTACTTGGAGAGCTGTAATGTTCCCATCACCATGAAGAGGAAGTGTCAGTCTTCCTCTAACACCACGTCCTCTAACTCCGACGAGGACAAGCAGAAAGGAGCCAGCAGCATGCAGGTCACTGAAG AACCAGCCTTGTTGAAGAATCAGTCTGGTCTCTCCGCTTTGGATGATCAAGGCAAAAAGTCCAGTGACGCGGCCACAGCGGTAGTGGGCACTTCGCTGCCCCTACCTGTACCAAACAAACCAGAAAGTGTGGTGTCCATAACCAGCCAGTGTAGCTACAGTAGCACCATAGTGCATGTTGGGGACAAGAAACCTCAGCCCGAGTCAG AGATCATAGAGGACGTGCCAGGCGCAGGGGAGACGGCGGAACCCAGCCAGATCCCCACAGCTCCTCCCAGTTCTGTTTCGCCTCCCAGTCAGGAGAGAGAGCCCTACAAAAGACTGGGGCTGACCAAGCAGGTTTTAGCAGCCCACACGCAGAAGGAGGAACAGGCCTTCCTGTGCCGCTTCAGGGAGCTCCGCGGACACTCGGCCCTCAAGGAAAACTGCTCTCAGTACTTGGAGCGCCAGCGAGAACAGTTCACCAGCGATG GGACACCTGCTGCTCGACCCAGCAAACAGAGCGGACAGGGTGCGGAGCCGACCACGAGGCGAGGAACGCGGAATAGGAAGACCAAGTCAAAGCGAGTGAAGAAGATTGAGTCCTCAGACAGCACAGTGTCCCAACACAGACAGCAACAGCTGCGGCCTCCTCTTCTAAACCACGGCCTTAACCAGACATCCTGGTCTCCCTCTGAAACATCGCAATCCGCCTTTCCCATGGCTTATCCTGCCGTCATGTCAGGCTACCCCCTCCAGGTTTACCCCAGCCCCGCAGCCAGCTCCGTAGCTCCCCGCACAGACGCCACCCTGCAAAGCTTTCCTGACAACCAGTGTCCGCAAGCACCCGTCTGCCCCCCGCCCATCCAGGCACCTCCCTTCGGCGCCCCCATGGTCACCCCCGTTGTGGCTCTCGTGATGCCCAACTACCTGTACCCTCTGATGGGCCCAGGGCCACAACCACCACATCCTGTGTACCAGGCAGACACTGGGGGTTTCCCCACCCAAACCCAGCACTGTGCTCAGGCTACGTTTCCAGGCCTGGGACCCTTCGCCCCTTTACCCGCCTTCAACGGTCACAATCAGTTCAACGGCCAGAGCCACTTAATTCCTCAAGCAGGCTACTTGACTCCTTCTTTCTACTTTCCTCCAACCACGGAGACCCCGAAGGCCCCAGTGGAGGGCCAGTCCCGCTCCTCAACACCACAGTCTGGAATAGCTGGCGGCCAAGCGTCCCCGCCCTTGTTCCAGTCCCGCTGCAGCTCGCCTCTCaacctgctggagctggagctttCCGTGGACAGACAGGACAGCACAGCGATGTCTTCGGTGGGACAAGGGAATAATACgactgagagggagaaaggagcGAGTCTCAACCAGGCCAAGGAGAGGGAGCTGAAACAG CCATCTCTCAATCTCCTTGGTCCACCTGGACCCTTGTATTTCGAGGTCACGTCCTGTGTCTGTGAGCGTTTGTCTTGGGATAAAGTGTGCTCTAGGCTGAGGGCTTACACCAAAGAG acaAGCTCACGCGGTGACGGCAACAACAGCGATGCCAACTCCTCGTCCAGCGACATGTTGGACATTATCCTCCAGGAAGACTCCTGTTCAGGCACCGGCTCAGCCACCTCAGGGTCCATGGGCTCGGGGTCCAACGGCTGTGGAACTTCAGCCAGCGGGACGTCGAACAGCGGGACCTCTAAGAGCAGGACATCGGCCAGCGGGACATCAGCCAGCGGGACATCAGGAAGTG GAAGCAACAACAGTAGTAACTACTTCGGCAGCGTGGACTCATCTCAGAACAGCcagaaggtcaaaggtcacttaAGCGGCAGTGACGAAAGGCCcgtggagatggagcagagtgAACACTTCATCAAGTATGTACTGCAGGACCCGCTGTGGCTGCTCATGGCCGACACAGATGACAAGGTCATGATGACCTATGAGCTGCCCTCGCG TGACATCCAGAGGGTGCTCAGAGAGGACAAAGAGAAGCTGAGGCTGATGCAGAAGAACCAGCCACGCttttcagaggagcagaagaaagagCTGATCGAGGTCCACCCCTGGATCAAGAAGGGAGGTTTACCCAAAGCCATAGACGTCAAG gtGTGCTCCTGCTGTGACGGCGCGCCAGAAGCAGCagccgcggcggcggcggcagcgggtGAGGATCACCCAGACCTGAGCCTGGGTGATGCGGAGTCAGGAGTCAGCTGCCTGCAGAGGCCCAGAGAGGAGCAATCAAACGCTGGCGCCATCTCTTGTCACGGCTCTTCTCTTAGCTCCACCCAGATGCAACCAGCGAGGCAATAA
- the per2 gene encoding period circadian protein homolog 2 isoform X5 — protein sequence MSEDSDSKPYCFAELEDQNGASGCRPSTSCSSIPRGASGCSSMAQLHRMGGYSQGGPDLGLPSEGSDSSGQDPPASSHKLRKNARSRSLPEEDVEMKSSGSSGSGTESHGNESHGNESHGNESHGHGSLGSSNGNSKDSALLESSESNKSSNSHSPSPPSSSNAFSLLSSEQDNPSTSGCSSQESAKAKTQKEVIKTLKELKLHLPAEKKHNNKATTLNTLKYALRCVKQVEANEEYYQLLMINDSQPSGLDVSSYTIEEIDSITSEYTLKNNDIFAVAVSLITGRIVYISDQAASILNCKRDVFKNSKFVEFLTPQDVSVFYSFTTPYRLPSWSMCTGAESSPPDCIQEKSFFCRISGGKDCEGDLQYYPFRMTPYLMKVQDTVHAEDQFCCLLLAERVLSGYDAPRIPTDKRIFTTTHTPSCVFQDVDERAVPLLGYLPQDLIGTPVLLHLHPNDRPIMLAIHRKILQYAGQPFDHSSIRFCARNGEYIILDTSWSSFVNPWSRKVSFVIGRHKVRMGPVNEDVFSPASTISEMKTMDSDIQEITEQIHRLLLQPVHNSGSSGYGSLNNDHHLGMTSSNESLNNGKMQQEEEQVSHKARPRTFQEICKGIHLQKSQEQQMAKLDNRKSSGIESAQKSLAVVRPKDPAALFNWKETGSAVENSRGSFQEELGVGDQTGSYSYQQISCLDSVIRYLESCNVPITMKRKCQSSSNTTSSNSDEDKQKGASSMQVTEEPALLKNQSGLSALDDQGKKSSDAATAVVGTSLPLPVPNKPESVVSITSQCSYSSTIVHVGDKKPQPESEIIEDVPGAGETAEPSQIPTAPPSSVSPPSQEREPYKRLGLTKQVLAAHTQKEEQAFLCRFRELRGHSALKENCSQYLERQREQFTSDGTPAARPSKQSGQGAEPTTRRGTRNRKTKSKRVKKIESSDSTVSQHRQQQLRPPLLNHGLNQTSWSPSETSQSAFPMAYPAVMSGYPLQVYPSPAASSVAPRTDATLQSFPDNQCPQAPVCPPPIQAPPFGAPMVTPVVALVMPNYLYPLMGPGPQPPHPVYQADTGGFPTQTQHCAQATFPGLGPFAPLPAFNGHNQFNGQSHLIPQAGYLTPSFYFPPTTETPKAPVEGQSRSSTPQSGIAGGQASPPLFQSRCSSPLNLLELELSVDRQDSTAMSSVGQGNNTTEREKGASLNQAKERELKQPSLNLLGPPGPLYFEVTSCVCERLSWDKVCSRLRAYTKETSSRGDGNNSDANSSSSDMLDIILQEDSCSGTGSATSGSMGSGSNGCGTSASGTSNSGTSKSRTSASGTSASGTSGSGSNNSSNYFGSVDSSQNSQKVKGHLSGSDERPVEMEQSEHFINDIQRVLREDKEKLRLMQKNQPRFSEEQKKELIEVHPWIKKGGLPKAIDVKVCSCCDGAPEAAAAAAAAAGEDHPDLSLGDAESGVSCLQRPREEQSNAGAISCHGSSLSSTQMQPARQ from the exons CCTCGTCGCACAAGCTTCGCAAGAATGCTCGCTCCAGATCGCTCCctgaggaggatgtggagaTGAAGAGCAGCGGGTCCAGTGGGAGTGGGACTGAATCACACGGCAACGAGAGCCACGGCAATGAGAGCCACGGAAATGAGAGTCACGGCCATGGGTCGTTGGGCAGCTCCAATGGCAACAGCAAAGACTCAGCACTCCTGGAATCATCAGAGAGCAACAAGAG CTCCAACTCCCACAGCCCGTCTCCTCCGAGCAGCTCCAACGCCTTCAGTCTGCTCAGCTCCGAGCAGGACAACCCTTCAACCAGCGGCTGCAG TAGTCAGGAATCAGCCAAAGCCAAGACCCAGAAGGAGGTGATTAAAACTCTGAAAGAGCTGAAGCTTCACCTGCCTGCtgagaagaaacacaataaCAAGGCTACCACATTGAACACCCTCAAGTACGCCCTGCGATGTGTGAAGCAGGTGGAAG CCAATGAGGAGTATTACCAGCTGCTGATGATCAATGACAGCCAGCCTTCAGGCCTGGATGTATCTTCTTATACAATAGAGGAAATAGACAGCATCACTTCTGAATACACCCTTAAAAACAAT GACATTTTCGCAGTAGCGGTGTCTCTAATCACAGGGAGGATAGTCTACATTTCTGACCAGGCTGCCTCCATCCTCAACTGCAAAAGAGACGTGTTCAAGAACTCCAAGTTTGTGGAGTTCCTGACGCCGCAGGATGTCAGCGTGTTCTACAGCTTCACGACGCCTTATCGCCTGCCCTCATGGAGCATGTGCACAGGAGCAG AGTCATCCCCGCCTGACTGCATACAGGAGAAGTCCTTCTTCTGCCGTATCAG CGGTGGTAAGGACTGTGAGGGTGACCTGCAGTACTACCCGTTCCGCATGACGCCTTATCTGATGAAAGTCCAGGACACGGTGCATGCTGAGGACCAgttctgctgcctcctcctggCTGAGAGGGTTCTCTCCGGTTATGACG CACCTAGAATTCCAACGGACAAGCGCATCTTCACGACCACGCACACTCCGAGTTGTGTGTTCCAGGATGTGGATGAGAG GGCGGTTCCTCTTCTGGGGTACCTCCCTCAGGACCTGATTGGTACCCCCGTTCTCCTCCACTTGCATCCCAATGACCGCCCCATCATGCTGGCCATCCACAGAAAGA TCCTTCAATATGCAGGGCAACCATTTGACCACTCGTCCATCCGCTTCTGCGCGCGAAACGGAGAGTACATCATCCTGGACACCAGCTGGTCCAGTTTCGTCAACCCGTGGAGCCGCAAGGTCTCCTTTGTTATTGGGAGACATAAAGTCCGAAT GGGCCCTGTGAATGAGGACGTTTTTTCTCCGGCCTCCACTATCAGCGAGATGAAGACCATGGACTCTGACATCCAGGAGATTACTGAGCAGATACATCGACTCCTTCTGCAG CCGGTTCATAACAGCGGCTCCAGTGGCTACGGTAGCCTGAACAACGACCACCACCTGGGCATGACCTCCTCCAACGAGAGCCTCAACAACGGCAAAATGCAACAAGAGGAAGAGCAAGTCAGCCACAAGGCCAGACCT CGAACCTTCCAGGAAATCTGTAAGGGAATTCATCTCCAGAAGAGCCAGGAGCAGCAGATGGCTAAACTAGACAACAGAAAAAGCAGTGGCA TAGAGTCTGCACAGAAGAGCCTAGCGGTGGTGAGGCCCAAAGACCCGGCCGCTCTTTTCAACTGGAAGGAGACCGGCTCCGCTGTAGAGAACAGTAGAGGCTCTTTCCAGGAGGAGCTGGGCGTCGGTGACCAGACTGGCTCGTACTCGTACCAGCAGATCAGTTGTCTGGACAGCGTTATCAG GTACTTGGAGAGCTGTAATGTTCCCATCACCATGAAGAGGAAGTGTCAGTCTTCCTCTAACACCACGTCCTCTAACTCCGACGAGGACAAGCAGAAAGGAGCCAGCAGCATGCAGGTCACTGAAG AACCAGCCTTGTTGAAGAATCAGTCTGGTCTCTCCGCTTTGGATGATCAAGGCAAAAAGTCCAGTGACGCGGCCACAGCGGTAGTGGGCACTTCGCTGCCCCTACCTGTACCAAACAAACCAGAAAGTGTGGTGTCCATAACCAGCCAGTGTAGCTACAGTAGCACCATAGTGCATGTTGGGGACAAGAAACCTCAGCCCGAGTCAG AGATCATAGAGGACGTGCCAGGCGCAGGGGAGACGGCGGAACCCAGCCAGATCCCCACAGCTCCTCCCAGTTCTGTTTCGCCTCCCAGTCAGGAGAGAGAGCCCTACAAAAGACTGGGGCTGACCAAGCAGGTTTTAGCAGCCCACACGCAGAAGGAGGAACAGGCCTTCCTGTGCCGCTTCAGGGAGCTCCGCGGACACTCGGCCCTCAAGGAAAACTGCTCTCAGTACTTGGAGCGCCAGCGAGAACAGTTCACCAGCGATG GGACACCTGCTGCTCGACCCAGCAAACAGAGCGGACAGGGTGCGGAGCCGACCACGAGGCGAGGAACGCGGAATAGGAAGACCAAGTCAAAGCGAGTGAAGAAGATTGAGTCCTCAGACAGCACAGTGTCCCAACACAGACAGCAACAGCTGCGGCCTCCTCTTCTAAACCACGGCCTTAACCAGACATCCTGGTCTCCCTCTGAAACATCGCAATCCGCCTTTCCCATGGCTTATCCTGCCGTCATGTCAGGCTACCCCCTCCAGGTTTACCCCAGCCCCGCAGCCAGCTCCGTAGCTCCCCGCACAGACGCCACCCTGCAAAGCTTTCCTGACAACCAGTGTCCGCAAGCACCCGTCTGCCCCCCGCCCATCCAGGCACCTCCCTTCGGCGCCCCCATGGTCACCCCCGTTGTGGCTCTCGTGATGCCCAACTACCTGTACCCTCTGATGGGCCCAGGGCCACAACCACCACATCCTGTGTACCAGGCAGACACTGGGGGTTTCCCCACCCAAACCCAGCACTGTGCTCAGGCTACGTTTCCAGGCCTGGGACCCTTCGCCCCTTTACCCGCCTTCAACGGTCACAATCAGTTCAACGGCCAGAGCCACTTAATTCCTCAAGCAGGCTACTTGACTCCTTCTTTCTACTTTCCTCCAACCACGGAGACCCCGAAGGCCCCAGTGGAGGGCCAGTCCCGCTCCTCAACACCACAGTCTGGAATAGCTGGCGGCCAAGCGTCCCCGCCCTTGTTCCAGTCCCGCTGCAGCTCGCCTCTCaacctgctggagctggagctttCCGTGGACAGACAGGACAGCACAGCGATGTCTTCGGTGGGACAAGGGAATAATACgactgagagggagaaaggagcGAGTCTCAACCAGGCCAAGGAGAGGGAGCTGAAACAG CCATCTCTCAATCTCCTTGGTCCACCTGGACCCTTGTATTTCGAGGTCACGTCCTGTGTCTGTGAGCGTTTGTCTTGGGATAAAGTGTGCTCTAGGCTGAGGGCTTACACCAAAGAG acaAGCTCACGCGGTGACGGCAACAACAGCGATGCCAACTCCTCGTCCAGCGACATGTTGGACATTATCCTCCAGGAAGACTCCTGTTCAGGCACCGGCTCAGCCACCTCAGGGTCCATGGGCTCGGGGTCCAACGGCTGTGGAACTTCAGCCAGCGGGACGTCGAACAGCGGGACCTCTAAGAGCAGGACATCGGCCAGCGGGACATCAGCCAGCGGGACATCAGGAAGTG GAAGCAACAACAGTAGTAACTACTTCGGCAGCGTGGACTCATCTCAGAACAGCcagaaggtcaaaggtcacttaAGCGGCAGTGACGAAAGGCCcgtggagatggagcagagtgAACACTTCATCAA TGACATCCAGAGGGTGCTCAGAGAGGACAAAGAGAAGCTGAGGCTGATGCAGAAGAACCAGCCACGCttttcagaggagcagaagaaagagCTGATCGAGGTCCACCCCTGGATCAAGAAGGGAGGTTTACCCAAAGCCATAGACGTCAAG gtGTGCTCCTGCTGTGACGGCGCGCCAGAAGCAGCagccgcggcggcggcggcagcgggtGAGGATCACCCAGACCTGAGCCTGGGTGATGCGGAGTCAGGAGTCAGCTGCCTGCAGAGGCCCAGAGAGGAGCAATCAAACGCTGGCGCCATCTCTTGTCACGGCTCTTCTCTTAGCTCCACCCAGATGCAACCAGCGAGGCAATAA